Proteins from a genomic interval of Lolium perenne isolate Kyuss_39 chromosome 1, Kyuss_2.0, whole genome shotgun sequence:
- the LOC127327936 gene encoding uncharacterized protein isoform X2 — protein sequence MVATEERAPSSRAGRGGPKRLLNSARVTALKRTLREFPARISGEVIVPQAAAHGWCGHGGAGSVDVAIARMETHIQAQSAKSCAGDVQVKSLNGLVIALDGASKREACGYEIVEGSGEHTPIAAVESKRGRQQFNKVGDLRVGDWDVEVFDSDGVVDADEVDSLMCKRARAF from the exons GCCCCAAACGACTGCTGAACTCCGCACGGGTCACAGCGCTCAAGCGGACGCTGCGCGAATTCCCGGCCCGCATTAGTGGTGAAGTGATTGTGCCACAG GCTGCTGCTCATGGATGGTGTGGCCATGGAGGGGCTGGGTCGGTGGATGTTGCTATCGCTCGGATGGAGACCCATATTCAGGCCCAGTCCGCCAAATCATGCGCGGGCGATGTCCAG GTGAAAAGCCTTAATGGTTTGGTGATTGCGCTGGACGGCGCGAGTAAG AGGGAGGCATGCGGTTATGAGATTGTAGAGGGTAGCGGGGAGCACACTCCAATTGCGGCGGTTGAATCGAAGAGGGGTCGCCAGCAATTCAACAAAGTTGGTGACCTGCGTGTAGGCGACTGGGATGTTGAAGTGTTCGATTCTGACGGAGTTGTTGATGCTGACGAGGTGGACAGCCTGATGTGCAAGAGGGCCAGGGCGTTTTAG
- the LOC127327936 gene encoding uncharacterized protein isoform X1, with the protein MVATEERAPSSRAGRGGPKRLLNSARVTALKRTLREFPARISGEVIVPQAAAHGWCGHGGAGSVDVAIARMETHIQAQSAKSCAGDVQVKSLNGLVIALDGASKAPMKREACGYEIVEGSGEHTPIAAVESKRGRQQFNKVGDLRVGDWDVEVFDSDGVVDADEVDSLMCKRARAF; encoded by the exons GCCCCAAACGACTGCTGAACTCCGCACGGGTCACAGCGCTCAAGCGGACGCTGCGCGAATTCCCGGCCCGCATTAGTGGTGAAGTGATTGTGCCACAG GCTGCTGCTCATGGATGGTGTGGCCATGGAGGGGCTGGGTCGGTGGATGTTGCTATCGCTCGGATGGAGACCCATATTCAGGCCCAGTCCGCCAAATCATGCGCGGGCGATGTCCAG GTGAAAAGCCTTAATGGTTTGGTGATTGCGCTGGACGGCGCGAGTAAG GCCCCAATGAAGAGGGAGGCATGCGGTTATGAGATTGTAGAGGGTAGCGGGGAGCACACTCCAATTGCGGCGGTTGAATCGAAGAGGGGTCGCCAGCAATTCAACAAAGTTGGTGACCTGCGTGTAGGCGACTGGGATGTTGAAGTGTTCGATTCTGACGGAGTTGTTGATGCTGACGAGGTGGACAGCCTGATGTGCAAGAGGGCCAGGGCGTTTTAG
- the LOC127327936 gene encoding uncharacterized protein isoform X4: MVLALGAALTQLLGPAAAHGWCGHGGAGSVDVAIARMETHIQAQSAKSCAGDVQVKSLNGLVIALDGASKAPMKREACGYEIVEGSGEHTPIAAVESKRGRQQFNKVGDLRVGDWDVEVFDSDGVVDADEVDSLMCKRARAF, translated from the exons ATGGTGCTCGCGCTGGGTGCAGCTCTTACTCAACTTTTGGGACCT GCTGCTGCTCATGGATGGTGTGGCCATGGAGGGGCTGGGTCGGTGGATGTTGCTATCGCTCGGATGGAGACCCATATTCAGGCCCAGTCCGCCAAATCATGCGCGGGCGATGTCCAG GTGAAAAGCCTTAATGGTTTGGTGATTGCGCTGGACGGCGCGAGTAAG GCCCCAATGAAGAGGGAGGCATGCGGTTATGAGATTGTAGAGGGTAGCGGGGAGCACACTCCAATTGCGGCGGTTGAATCGAAGAGGGGTCGCCAGCAATTCAACAAAGTTGGTGACCTGCGTGTAGGCGACTGGGATGTTGAAGTGTTCGATTCTGACGGAGTTGTTGATGCTGACGAGGTGGACAGCCTGATGTGCAAGAGGGCCAGGGCGTTTTAG
- the LOC127327936 gene encoding uncharacterized protein isoform X3: MGTGAWCSRWVQLLLNFWDLSLAAAHGWCGHGGAGSVDVAIARMETHIQAQSAKSCAGDVQVKSLNGLVIALDGASKAPMKREACGYEIVEGSGEHTPIAAVESKRGRQQFNKVGDLRVGDWDVEVFDSDGVVDADEVDSLMCKRARAF; encoded by the exons ATGGGAACGGGTGCATGGTGCTCGCGCTGGGTGCAGCTCTTACTCAACTTTTGGGACCTGTCTCTG GCTGCTGCTCATGGATGGTGTGGCCATGGAGGGGCTGGGTCGGTGGATGTTGCTATCGCTCGGATGGAGACCCATATTCAGGCCCAGTCCGCCAAATCATGCGCGGGCGATGTCCAG GTGAAAAGCCTTAATGGTTTGGTGATTGCGCTGGACGGCGCGAGTAAG GCCCCAATGAAGAGGGAGGCATGCGGTTATGAGATTGTAGAGGGTAGCGGGGAGCACACTCCAATTGCGGCGGTTGAATCGAAGAGGGGTCGCCAGCAATTCAACAAAGTTGGTGACCTGCGTGTAGGCGACTGGGATGTTGAAGTGTTCGATTCTGACGGAGTTGTTGATGCTGACGAGGTGGACAGCCTGATGTGCAAGAGGGCCAGGGCGTTTTAG